ACGACGATTCCGTATCGATGACCGCTTTGATCAGGGATGTCGGTACTCCGTATTTTTCCCCAGCCGCGGTAATTAATTCCTCGAAGCTTGTTTTTACTATAGAATCCTCACGAAGATCTGCAGCTGTTACCGATGAAGAACCGGTTACCTGTTCAGCAGCCTCACCTTGGTATTCCACTGTTCCAAGTTGCTGCCACAACAAGCCGTCCTCCCATGTAACCCCCGGGCCCAATTTAACAGTCGTCCCTGAAGAAACAGGAGCACCGCTCATCGCGCTGCTTAGTACAGATCCAAAGTCCGTGCTGTTCTCCGTTACTCCCAAACTCTCCGTCAGGCCAACAGAACCGCTTGTCATGGAACGCTGAAGCTCTACCATACTTCTTGACGTTGCCAGATCAATCTGCATTTTATTCATCACATCTTCCTCTTAGGTTTCAATTTCCATTTTACATCCTTTTGGGACAATCTGCTATACCCTTTCGACAAAAAAACAGACAACCCGCCCTTCAAAATAGCGAATTGTCTGTTTATTTGTTCAGGAATATCCTGATAAACATATTTCGTACTACCTCGCAAACGGGATAAGAACAAAATAGCTAATGGTTGCCAAAATACCGAGAACCATCGACCACGCTCCGAGCGTTTTCCTGTCTTGAGAATAGGCATAGAAACCAATAACAGCTGCAATTGGCCCTAAAATCACAGACCACATAAATAACGAAGCAATGCCAATTCCCAATCCTACATATCCTGCTATGCGGCCTGTCGCACCGTCATCAACTTCACTCTCCACGCTTCTGCTGTTTTGAACACTTGTCCCGACAGGAGGAGCCACCTCAGCTGCATATTCTTCCTGATGATCTTTGCGGGGGTAATCCACACGGCTGCGTTTAGAGTCAACGATCTTGAAATTGTTTTTCTTGCGTTTTTTGTCTTTACTCAATGCTGTCACCTCCCTGTTGTTAAAAGACGGTTAAGCGTTATTATGCTTTTTTCGGTTTAAACGTCAAACAGCAAGTTCCAGAAGAAGTGCCGGCAGTATCTTGATGATTGTTGACAAAGTCCTCATCGGCAAACTCATCACCCAGATGCACGTTAGCATGACGATCAATCTCAATCATGATCATTTCGGCACGGCACACATTTTGTTCGCCCCAATAGCTGCAATTGCTCACACTGCATTTGACATATGGTTTGGCTTCATTGGCCATTTAGAATCACCTCGTACACATTTTCTCCGTATATGACAAGGTGTATTCACTCAAAGAACTGTCAGTTGGTGTTAAGACGTACAAAAAAAGAGATGACCATATAGGTAGGTATCTCTTCACGTGACCTTCAAATTATATAAAGTGATTAATTTTAACAATTAAGCGTGCTTTCTTTCTGCCTGCATTCGGCGTTCGGTGAGATAATCACTTTCATAGTAGTTGAGATCATCCCGGAGTTCTTCATAAATTTTCGTAATATCCATGATGACGTCTCTTGCCGGACGAATGGGCTTCTTACGAAACCGTATTGCGTCCTGGCCAGTGTATGCATAGCGGCCATCCTCGGAATAGCTTTCATTTTTAGGGTAAAAGAAACTGTTTACACAGCGATGATATACATGATACAACTCCTTCTCGGCAAACTCAGCATCAAAATTAGGACGACGCTGAACAATACCGAGTTTCTCGAAGGAAACCTCCGAAAACGTAAGCAAATGGCGAAGATCAGAAAGAAATCCTTTGTAAAAATGATTAGTCTCTTCATCCTGTTCTGCAACTAATTGAGGCAAGGCGTATTCATTCAAAAACGTTTCCATGATGCTTATAGCGGATTTGAGCTTCTCCCTTGTCTCCGCGCACAGATTCTGAAGATTGTCTGCTGGCATTACGGTTGCTCCCCCTTAAAATGGTTACTGACCGTCCAAGCATATGCCTGCGGTCAATGATTATGTACTATCCTACCATAAAAAACTTCTTTAAGAAATCCCTATAATGAATACACTTTCAAGGGTTTTTATAGGATATTTTTCTTCAGAATCAGCATGTTTTCCAATACTCCAATCAAGACGCATAAAATACGCCTTCTCTCCCAACGCTAAAGAAAAATTAATGTTCATCAGTAAGGAGAATGAATATGAATTCACGCCGCCTATGGAGTTTATTGGGGACTGCTGCGATCCTGGGTCTGTTCGTCGTCTTTTTGCTGATACCTGACCCTAATCTCCCGGAGCAAGCTTCTGGAATCCAAAACAAGCCGTTACCATCCAAGGAAGAGAAACGGTTTAAATTAACAGCTATAGAGGGTGACCTTAATACTACCGATCGTTTAAGCCGAATGGATGCAAAGCAGCACCTGCAGGCTATGTTAAAGCAGGAGAAGCCGCATAATCCGCAGCAAATAAAGCAATTTGTACAGAAGCATCAGCGTACACACAACCATTGTGAAAATTTTGTATGGTATGACCTGAAAAACCGAAAGAAAACCGAAGTGAACGGTAAGACCCGAAACTGGAGTACCAAAGACAAACGCCAATTGGAGCAGCATCTACGACAAGCCGAGCAAAATCTTCAACGTGGAAAAGGGTATGAATCTCCAAAATTTACTATGGCGGGTGAGCCGTTCTGTATTATTGCAGAGCCTTCAACCGATCATAAATACGGTGCCGCCGCTCTAATCAACATGAAAGTGCTGATGCATGTATCAGACCATCAAAAGAAAAATTTGCGTTTGATTCCTTATCCAAAAGAAGGAAAGTTTAGAGTTGAGTCCGTTCACACGGATACACTCCGGGATATTACGGTCAAGACCGGGCATGACAACGAAAAAGCGAGTCATTTCTACGAGAATGAAATTGTAATCCGATTCCAGCAAGAACCAACGGATCTGGAACTGAAACAAATCGCCAAGGAGATATCAGGCGGTACTCACCGTAAACTTGGCTATGCCTATATTTTTCGATCCGATCGACTGGATTACAAAGCTCTTCACACTTATTTCACTGAAAAATGGAGCCCTAAATACGCGGAGCCACATTACGTATATTTAACGAACGACAAAACTCCTGATGACCCGACACTCGAAAAGGCTAATATTCCTAACGACTTACTCTTTTCCCAGTATCAATGGAACCTCCCTGCTATCGAAACAAATCGGGGCTGGAACTTGTCCAAAGGAAGTAAGGACGTCATTATTGCCGTGGTTGATACGGGTGCAGACCTTAACCATACGGATTTAAACGGTCAATTCGTATCAGGCTATAACGTTGTAAATCCAGAGAAGAAGCCTACCGATGATGTGGGGCACGGCACACATGTAGCCGGTATTATCGGTGCTCTGGTAAATAACGGAGAAGGTGTTGCTGGTATGAGCTGGTATAACAAAATCATGCCTGTAAAGGCGCTGGACGCCAGCGGATCAGGCACAACCTACGCTGTTGCTGAAGGTATTATATGGGCAACAGATCACGGCGCCAAAGTAATTAACATGAGCCTCGGTAATTATGCCGATTCACAATTTCTACATGATGCGATTAAATATGCCTATGACCGTGACGTTCTGCTTGTAGCCGCTTCGGGAAATGACAATACGGAACGTCCAGGTTACCCGGCAGCTTACCCTGAAGTGCTTGCAGTTGGAGCCACCAATCAGGATATGAGCCGTGCCGAGTATTCGAACTATGGGGATTATATCGACGTCACTGCGCCTGGTACAAATATTGCCAGCACCTATCCTGGCAATCAGTACGCAGCTTTATCCGGTACATCTATGGCAAGTCCGCATGTGGCTGCGATGGCGGGACTCATCCGTTCCATGAATCCTGATCTGACCAATAGGGAAGTGATGGATCTCATGATTTCTCAAGCCATTGATCTTGGTGATAAAGGAAAGGACAAGTACTACGGTAACGGCCAAGTTGATGTTTTCCGATCACTGCAGGCTGCTGGCAATCAGAGTATGCCTTTACAGCTGTGGCCGCAACATGTCCTCCAGAGGCTGCAAGAAGAGCTTCACAGGTTGAGTTCAAACGATAACAAGTAAAATAAAGCAGCTTTCCGCCTTAAGGGGAAGCTGCTTTATTAAATTTTTCTTAGAAACGAACTTTTTGAAGGTCTCTATGCCACTTTAATCCAGTAAAAAAATATTTATTTCTTGTGCCGGGCTCGCGAAACTCGAGCGGAACGTTTCTTTGACGATTTGCCGGAAACGGTTACGCCCCCCACTTCTTCATTCTCCCTGGAGTACGTCCAAACATGATGTTGTACAGGAACACAATGCACCTTATCTACAACTTTAATCGGATGAATGACAGGTACGATTTGTGGTACAAAATGATCTTTAACAATTATGATTGGCTCACATATGATTGGAGACACCGGTGGACAAACGCTTGGGCAAATATTTTCACAAGACATTGCTAGCCACTCCTTTCCGTTGATGATAACAGCTTATTACTCAGAGGCCTAATTGGTATGGACGTCTGTCCGTTAAAGACATTTATAATATAAAAATGAACGTTTGCCCGGGGTACAGGCCGTGCCACCCATGAATAGCATCACGAAAAAACGCGTACCCTCCCGGCAGATCTGAAAAGATCATCCGGAAAAATACGCGTTATAATCATGCATATACCTGGGTGAAACTATAATAATTGTTGCAGTTGGGAAAGCTTACCATAAGCCGGGTTCTGTGCTCTTCGTGGTCATAACGGGAACTACCCTGCCACCATAAGCGACAATCATCTATCTAGGCCGGTCATTACTGAACGGCTCCAGCGACCAACCTGGACGCGCCTCGGGCTAAGGCTGCTTCCTCGAAAGAAGCTACGTCCCATTAGGTCTTGCTCCAAGTGGGGTTTACCAGGAACGAAGTCACCAGCGTTCCTCGGGGTCTCTTACACCTCGGTTCCATCCTTGCCTGTGCCGCGC
Above is a window of Paenibacillus uliginis N3/975 DNA encoding:
- a CDS encoding lytic transglycosylase domain-containing protein; translated protein: MQIDLATSRSMVELQRSMTSGSVGLTESLGVTENSTDFGSVLSSAMSGAPVSSGTTVKLGPGVTWEDGLLWQQLGTVEYQGEAAEQVTGSSSVTAADLREDSIVKTSFEELITAAGEKYGVPTSLIKAVIDTESSFNPNAVSSAGAKGLMQLMDGTARGLGVSNSFDPAQNIDGGAKYLSYQLQKFGGEIAMALAAYNAGPSRVTRLGVSSDAELIAQAHQLPSETQAYIRKVMNARTKYEV
- a CDS encoding DUF1540 domain-containing protein; protein product: MANEAKPYVKCSVSNCSYWGEQNVCRAEMIMIEIDRHANVHLGDEFADEDFVNNHQDTAGTSSGTCCLTFKPKKA
- a CDS encoding YpuI family protein; translated protein: MPADNLQNLCAETREKLKSAISIMETFLNEYALPQLVAEQDEETNHFYKGFLSDLRHLLTFSEVSFEKLGIVQRRPNFDAEFAEKELYHVYHRCVNSFFYPKNESYSEDGRYAYTGQDAIRFRKKPIRPARDVIMDITKIYEELRDDLNYYESDYLTERRMQAERKHA
- a CDS encoding S8 family peptidase; this encodes MNSRRLWSLLGTAAILGLFVVFLLIPDPNLPEQASGIQNKPLPSKEEKRFKLTAIEGDLNTTDRLSRMDAKQHLQAMLKQEKPHNPQQIKQFVQKHQRTHNHCENFVWYDLKNRKKTEVNGKTRNWSTKDKRQLEQHLRQAEQNLQRGKGYESPKFTMAGEPFCIIAEPSTDHKYGAAALINMKVLMHVSDHQKKNLRLIPYPKEGKFRVESVHTDTLRDITVKTGHDNEKASHFYENEIVIRFQQEPTDLELKQIAKEISGGTHRKLGYAYIFRSDRLDYKALHTYFTEKWSPKYAEPHYVYLTNDKTPDDPTLEKANIPNDLLFSQYQWNLPAIETNRGWNLSKGSKDVIIAVVDTGADLNHTDLNGQFVSGYNVVNPEKKPTDDVGHGTHVAGIIGALVNNGEGVAGMSWYNKIMPVKALDASGSGTTYAVAEGIIWATDHGAKVINMSLGNYADSQFLHDAIKYAYDRDVLLVAASGNDNTERPGYPAAYPEVLAVGATNQDMSRAEYSNYGDYIDVTAPGTNIASTYPGNQYAALSGTSMASPHVAAMAGLIRSMNPDLTNREVMDLMISQAIDLGDKGKDKYYGNGQVDVFRSLQAAGNQSMPLQLWPQHVLQRLQEELHRLSSNDNK